Proteins found in one Vulpes vulpes isolate BD-2025 chromosome 13, VulVul3, whole genome shotgun sequence genomic segment:
- the NTAQ1 gene encoding protein N-terminal glutamine amidohydrolase isoform X2: MEGDVPAAAAARYQPASPPRDACVYNSCYCEENIWKLCEYIKNHDQYPLEECYAVFISNERKMIPIWKQQARPGDGPVIWDYHVVLLHVSSGGQSFIYDLDTVLPFPCPFDTYVEDAFKSDEDIHPQFRRKFRVIRADSYLKNFASDRSHMKDSSGNWREPPPSYPCIETGGILLLSHPLGSII; the protein is encoded by the exons ATGGAGGGGGatgtccccgccgccgccgccgcccgctaCCAGCCGGCCAGCCCCCCGCGGGACGCCTGCGTCTACAACAGCTGCTACTG tgaagAAAATATCTGGAAGCTCTGTGAATACATCAAAAATCATGACCAGTATCCTTTAGAAGAGTGTTACGCTGTCTTCATATCTAATGAGAGGAAGATG ATACCTATCTGGAAGCAACAGGCAAGACCTGGAGATGGACCTGTGATCTGG GATTACCATGTTGTCCTGCTTCATGTTTCAAGTGGAGGACAGAGCTTCATATATGATCTTGACACTGTCCTGCCATTTCCCTGTCCTTTTGACACTTACGTGGAAGATGCCTTTAAGTCTGATGAGGACATCCATCCACAGTTTAGAAG GAAATTTAGAGTGATCCGTGCAGATTCGTATCTGAAGAACTTTGCTTCTGACCGATCTCACATGAAAGATTCCAGTGGGAACTGGAGAGAACCTCCTCCATCATATCCCTGTATTGAAACTGGAG
- the NTAQ1 gene encoding protein N-terminal glutamine amidohydrolase isoform X3 translates to MEGDVPAAAAARYQPASPPRDACVYNSCYCEENIWKLCEYIKNHDQYPLEECYAVFISNERKMIPIWKQQARPGDGPVIWDYHVVLLHVSSGGQSFIYDLDTVLPFPCPFDTYVEDAFKSDEDIHPQFRRKFRVIRADSYLKNFASDRSHMKDSSGNWREPPPSYPCIETGEKALSPVYG, encoded by the exons ATGGAGGGGGatgtccccgccgccgccgccgcccgctaCCAGCCGGCCAGCCCCCCGCGGGACGCCTGCGTCTACAACAGCTGCTACTG tgaagAAAATATCTGGAAGCTCTGTGAATACATCAAAAATCATGACCAGTATCCTTTAGAAGAGTGTTACGCTGTCTTCATATCTAATGAGAGGAAGATG ATACCTATCTGGAAGCAACAGGCAAGACCTGGAGATGGACCTGTGATCTGG GATTACCATGTTGTCCTGCTTCATGTTTCAAGTGGAGGACAGAGCTTCATATATGATCTTGACACTGTCCTGCCATTTCCCTGTCCTTTTGACACTTACGTGGAAGATGCCTTTAAGTCTGATGAGGACATCCATCCACAGTTTAGAAG GAAATTTAGAGTGATCCGTGCAGATTCGTATCTGAAGAACTTTGCTTCTGACCGATCTCACATGAAAGATTCCAGTGGGAACTGGAGAGAACCTCCTCCATCATATCCCTGTATTGAAACTGGAG